A window from Pseudomonas kribbensis encodes these proteins:
- the eat gene encoding ethanolamine permease, with the protein MNTQLKPTLGTLHLWGIAVGLVISGEYFGWSYGWGVAGTLGFLVTSFMVATMYTCFIFSFTELTTAIPHAGGPFAYSRRAFGEKGGLIAGLATLIEFVFAPPAIALAIGAYLNVQFPALDPKHAAVGAYIVFMGLNILGVKLAATFELIVCVLAVAELLVFMGVVAPAFSFSNFALNGWAGADVFGAPAIAGMFAAIPFAIWFFLAIEGAAMAAEEAKDPKRTIPKAYISGILTLVLLAMGVMFFAGGVGDWRTLSNINDPLPQAMKAVVGDNSGWLHMLVWIGLFGLVASFHGIILGYSRQFFALARAGYLPKSLAKLSRFQTPHRAIIAGGVIGIAAIYSDGLINLGGMTLTAAMITMAVFGAIVMYIMSMLSLFKLRRTEPNLERTFRAPCYPLIPFIALVLAVVCLVAMAWFNALIGLIFLGFMAIGFGYFLLTGQLRANAPADAMLTGL; encoded by the coding sequence ATGAACACACAACTCAAACCCACGCTGGGCACGTTGCACCTGTGGGGCATTGCGGTGGGGCTGGTGATTTCCGGGGAGTATTTCGGCTGGAGTTACGGCTGGGGCGTCGCCGGAACACTGGGCTTTCTGGTGACTTCGTTCATGGTCGCGACCATGTACACCTGCTTCATTTTCAGCTTCACCGAACTGACCACGGCGATTCCCCACGCGGGCGGGCCGTTTGCCTACAGCCGCCGGGCTTTCGGTGAAAAAGGCGGATTGATCGCAGGCCTGGCGACGCTGATCGAATTTGTCTTCGCCCCTCCGGCGATTGCGCTGGCGATTGGCGCCTATCTGAATGTGCAGTTTCCGGCCCTTGATCCGAAACACGCGGCGGTCGGCGCGTACATCGTCTTCATGGGCCTGAACATTCTTGGTGTGAAACTGGCCGCGACCTTCGAGCTGATCGTCTGCGTGCTGGCCGTCGCCGAGTTGCTGGTGTTCATGGGCGTGGTCGCACCGGCCTTCAGCTTCAGCAACTTCGCCCTCAATGGCTGGGCCGGCGCGGACGTTTTCGGCGCACCGGCGATTGCCGGGATGTTCGCGGCGATTCCGTTTGCGATCTGGTTCTTCCTCGCGATTGAAGGCGCGGCCATGGCGGCAGAAGAAGCCAAGGATCCGAAACGCACGATCCCCAAGGCTTACATCAGCGGCATCCTGACCCTGGTGCTGCTGGCGATGGGCGTGATGTTCTTTGCCGGCGGCGTCGGCGACTGGCGCACCCTGTCGAACATCAACGACCCGCTGCCACAGGCGATGAAAGCGGTGGTCGGCGACAACTCCGGCTGGCTGCACATGCTGGTGTGGATCGGCCTGTTCGGGCTGGTGGCGAGTTTCCACGGGATCATTCTCGGCTACTCGCGGCAGTTCTTCGCCCTCGCCCGTGCCGGTTACCTGCCGAAATCACTGGCGAAACTGTCGCGCTTCCAGACCCCGCACCGCGCCATCATCGCTGGAGGCGTGATCGGCATCGCGGCGATCTACAGCGATGGCCTGATCAACCTCGGCGGCATGACCCTGACCGCAGCAATGATCACCATGGCCGTGTTCGGCGCCATCGTGATGTACATCATGAGCATGCTCAGTCTGTTCAAGCTGCGCAGAACCGAGCCGAATCTGGAGCGCACCTTTCGTGCGCCATGCTATCCGCTGATCCCGTTTATCGCGCTGGTATTGGCGGTGGTGTGCCTGGTGGCCATGGCCTGGTTCAATGCATTGATCGGCCTGATTTTCCTGGGTTTCATGGCCATCGGCTTCGGCTACTTTTTGCTCACCGGGCAATTACGCGCGAACGCGCCGGCGGACGCCATGCTGACCGGGCTTTAA
- a CDS encoding sensor histidine kinase — protein MSDSGRADALLAELPRDGRGRLKVFLGAAPGVGKTFAMLQAAHSQLRQGVKVIAGVVETHGRAETEALLGGLPQLPLVRSEYRGVTLEEMDLDGLLAAKPKLVLVDELAHSNAPGSRHAKRWQDIQELLAAGIDVYTTVNVQHLESLNDQVRGITGVQVRETLPDWVLQEAYELLLIDLPPRELLERLREGKVYVPEQARAAIDAFFTQTNLTALRELAMQTAAAQVDNDLAQGYRKLGQAAPAVRGRLLVGVDGNADAERLVRHASRVAQRRHLPWSLVHVDNGSVRDEQSRLRLQGAQQLAERLGGEVVLLRAGEVAKTLIQHATERRASLVLVGQSRPSLRRRLFGGGLAARLLRQSHGLEINVLDSDHEQHAPRLRTAPTLVWFDYALALVATILASALAWAVSSVLPLPNISLVFLAAVLLVAVRSSLGPSLACAALSFLTYDFLFIPPNFSFAIQREEDVLTLLFFLLMAALTGNLAARQRRQLQALRDTQEETTELLDLSRKLTAATDRQAVVSAAAQHLNGWSDLQLCLLNRDGQGGWKVETGGPLQFTESERAAADWAWQHDQPAGMGTGTLPFGRWWWWPLSVEDGPLALLGVCAKEGQTLSGQRRRLLTALSQPLAQALARAQLADDLEAARLHGETEQLRSALLASVSHDLRTPLTSMRGSIDSLLALGEAIPLEDRRELLEGTRDEAERLDRYIQNLLDMTRLGHGALKLARDWVSPADIVGSALNRLRAVLSSLQVSTDVPAELPLLFVHAALIEQALVNVLENAARFSPSHGRLQLRAGADDSEVFFSVSDEGPGIPVDERAKIFDMFYTAARGDRGGQGTGLGLAICQGMVGAHGGRISVGDGIDGRGTCITLHLPLQTQPGMDGEA, from the coding sequence ATGAGTGACTCCGGCCGCGCCGACGCGCTGTTAGCAGAACTGCCCCGCGACGGACGCGGCCGGCTCAAGGTTTTCCTCGGCGCTGCGCCGGGCGTGGGCAAGACCTTCGCCATGCTGCAGGCCGCCCATAGCCAGCTGCGCCAGGGCGTGAAAGTCATCGCCGGTGTGGTCGAAACCCACGGCCGCGCCGAAACCGAAGCGCTGCTTGGCGGCTTGCCGCAATTGCCGCTGGTGCGTTCGGAATACCGTGGCGTGACGCTGGAGGAAATGGACCTCGACGGCCTGCTCGCAGCAAAACCGAAACTGGTGCTGGTCGACGAACTCGCCCACAGCAACGCCCCCGGCAGTCGCCACGCCAAACGCTGGCAGGACATTCAGGAACTGCTCGCCGCCGGCATCGACGTCTACACCACGGTCAACGTCCAGCACCTTGAAAGCCTCAACGATCAGGTGCGCGGCATCACCGGTGTGCAGGTGCGCGAAACCCTGCCGGACTGGGTGCTGCAGGAAGCCTACGAACTGCTGCTGATCGACCTGCCGCCCCGGGAACTGCTTGAGCGCTTGCGCGAAGGCAAAGTCTACGTGCCGGAGCAGGCACGGGCCGCGATCGATGCGTTTTTCACCCAGACCAATCTCACCGCGTTGCGGGAACTGGCGATGCAGACCGCTGCGGCGCAGGTCGACAACGATCTGGCCCAGGGCTACCGCAAGCTCGGCCAGGCTGCCCCGGCGGTACGCGGACGCTTGCTGGTCGGGGTCGATGGCAATGCCGATGCCGAACGATTGGTGCGTCACGCCAGCCGTGTCGCCCAGCGCCGGCATTTGCCGTGGAGCCTGGTGCACGTCGACAACGGCAGCGTGCGCGACGAGCAATCGCGCCTGCGTCTGCAAGGCGCCCAGCAACTGGCCGAACGCCTCGGCGGTGAAGTGGTGCTGTTGCGGGCCGGCGAAGTGGCCAAGACCCTGATCCAGCACGCTACCGAACGCCGGGCCAGTCTGGTGCTGGTCGGTCAGTCGCGCCCGAGCCTGCGCCGGCGCCTGTTCGGTGGTGGATTGGCGGCGCGTCTGCTGCGTCAGTCCCACGGCCTGGAAATCAATGTGCTGGACAGCGATCACGAGCAGCACGCGCCACGCCTGCGGACGGCGCCGACGCTGGTGTGGTTCGACTATGCGCTGGCGCTGGTGGCGACCATTCTGGCCAGTGCGCTGGCGTGGGCGGTGTCCAGCGTATTGCCGCTGCCGAACATCTCGCTGGTGTTCCTCGCGGCAGTGTTGCTGGTGGCGGTGCGCAGTAGCCTGGGGCCGTCGCTGGCCTGTGCGGCGCTGTCGTTTCTGACCTACGACTTTCTGTTCATTCCGCCGAATTTTTCCTTCGCCATCCAGCGCGAAGAAGACGTGCTGACCTTGCTGTTCTTCCTGCTGATGGCGGCGCTCACCGGCAATCTGGCGGCGCGCCAGCGTCGGCAATTGCAGGCGTTGCGCGATACTCAGGAAGAGACCACCGAGCTGCTCGACCTGTCGCGCAAACTCACCGCCGCCACCGACCGTCAGGCCGTGGTCAGCGCCGCTGCGCAGCACCTCAATGGCTGGAGCGATCTGCAACTGTGCCTGCTCAACCGCGACGGGCAGGGTGGCTGGAAAGTCGAGACCGGCGGGCCGTTGCAGTTCACTGAATCCGAACGCGCCGCTGCCGACTGGGCCTGGCAACACGATCAACCGGCGGGCATGGGCACCGGCACGTTGCCGTTCGGGCGTTGGTGGTGGTGGCCATTGTCGGTGGAAGACGGGCCGCTCGCGCTACTCGGTGTGTGTGCCAAAGAAGGCCAGACCTTGAGCGGCCAGCGTCGTCGCTTGCTGACCGCGTTGAGCCAGCCTCTGGCCCAGGCACTGGCCCGGGCGCAACTGGCCGATGACCTGGAAGCCGCGCGTCTGCACGGAGAAACCGAGCAACTGCGCAGTGCCTTGCTCGCCTCGGTGTCCCACGATCTGCGCACGCCGCTGACCTCGATGCGTGGCAGCATCGACAGCTTGCTGGCTCTCGGCGAAGCGATCCCGCTGGAAGATCGCCGTGAGTTGCTCGAAGGCACTCGCGATGAAGCAGAGCGTCTCGACCGTTACATCCAGAACCTGCTGGACATGACTCGCCTCGGGCATGGTGCGTTGAAACTGGCGCGGGACTGGGTGTCGCCGGCAGACATCGTCGGCAGTGCGCTCAATCGCCTGCGCGCCGTGCTTTCATCTTTGCAGGTGAGCACCGATGTACCGGCCGAGTTGCCACTGCTGTTCGTCCATGCCGCGTTGATCGAACAGGCGCTGGTCAATGTGCTGGAAAACGCTGCGCGATTCTCACCGTCCCACGGCCGTCTGCAATTGCGCGCCGGGGCGGATGACAGCGAGGTGTTTTTCTCCGTCAGCGATGAAGGGCCGGGGATTCCGGTCGATGAGCGAGCGAAGATTTTCGACATGTTCTACACCGCCGCCCGGGGTGATCGTGGCGGGCAGGGCACCGGCCTGGGGCTGGCAATCTGTCAGGGCATGGTCGGCGCCCATGGCGGGCGGATCAGCGTCGGCGACGGCATCGACGGACGCGGCACCTGCATCACCCTGCACCTGCCGTTGCAGACGCAACCGGGGATGGACGGTGAAGCCTGA
- a CDS encoding Ig-like domain-containing protein, whose protein sequence is MDTDKKFEMDESDVSIQGTVHWLQAHSGLMPEASPDTCFKRQPTGGKKPYTYDVSNPRRAKVDDEGLVIALSAGREPITVTATEAGGQSKSYRLFIPNGYPFFTFGPGRLGSLIQDANRERVGLATLDDLRVLHQRFGHVWPLGGGQFWSTTGSAEKPEPPPPPPLETGINYYTKNMANGGEQTNDSGHVFTALGRNL, encoded by the coding sequence ATGGACACTGATAAGAAATTTGAAATGGACGAATCGGATGTCTCTATACAGGGGACAGTTCACTGGTTGCAGGCGCATTCCGGTTTAATGCCGGAAGCTTCTCCCGATACGTGTTTTAAGCGCCAGCCTACGGGTGGCAAAAAACCGTACACGTATGACGTAAGTAATCCCAGACGCGCTAAAGTCGATGACGAAGGCCTCGTCATTGCGCTGAGTGCGGGCCGGGAACCGATCACAGTGACAGCTACCGAAGCAGGTGGTCAGTCCAAAAGTTACCGCTTGTTTATCCCTAACGGATATCCCTTCTTTACCTTCGGCCCAGGGCGATTGGGCTCCTTGATACAAGATGCGAACCGGGAACGAGTAGGGTTGGCCACTCTCGATGATTTAAGGGTTCTCCATCAGCGCTTTGGTCATGTGTGGCCATTGGGGGGCGGACAGTTCTGGTCGACGACGGGCTCGGCGGAGAAGCCAGAGCCTCCACCTCCACCTCCACTCGAGACCGGAATCAATTACTACACCAAGAACATGGCGAACGGGGGCGAGCAGACCAACGACAGTGGGCATGTGTTCACCGCTTTGGGTAGAAACCTGTAG
- the kdpA gene encoding potassium-transporting ATPase subunit KdpA — MHSYDYWQILAFFALVLLPAPFLGRFYYRVMEGQRTWLTPILGPVERGCYRIAGVDPQAEQSWQKYTLALLAFNLAGFLLLFAILLFQDHLPLNPQNLPGQEWTQAFNTAVSFMTNTNWQSYSGEATLSYLSQMVGLTVQNFVSAATGLAVLVALCRGIGRKSTKTLGNFWADMTRATLYGLLPLCLLLALYLVWQGVPQTFAQYVNAVTLQGVDQVIPLGPAASQIAIKQLGTNGGGFFGVNSAHPFENPTAWSNLFEVTSIILIPVALVFTFGHYVKDLRQSRAIIGCMLALFLIGGATSMWAEYQPNPALNNVAVEQTAPLEGKESRFGTTATVLWSVTTTAASNGSVNGMHDSLNPLSGMVALVNMMVGEVIFGGVGAGLYGMLLNVLIAVFLAGLMIGRTPEYLGKKLQAREVQLLVVTLLVMPVGVLVLGAIAAALPGPAATISNPGPHGFSQLLYAYTSASANNGSAFGGLSANTPFHNLMLGLGMLIGRFGYILPVLALAGSLAMKKTAPIGQNSFPTHGPLFVTLLTVTILLVGGLTFLPTLALGPIAEHLSMGF; from the coding sequence ATGCACAGTTATGACTATTGGCAGATCCTCGCGTTTTTCGCGTTGGTGTTGCTGCCGGCGCCGTTCCTCGGGCGCTTCTACTACAGGGTGATGGAAGGTCAGCGCACCTGGCTGACGCCGATTCTTGGTCCGGTCGAGCGCGGCTGTTACCGCATTGCCGGGGTCGATCCGCAAGCCGAACAGAGCTGGCAGAAGTACACGCTGGCGCTGCTGGCGTTCAACCTCGCGGGTTTTCTTTTGCTGTTTGCGATTCTGTTGTTCCAGGATCACCTGCCGCTGAATCCGCAAAACCTGCCGGGCCAGGAGTGGACTCAGGCGTTCAACACCGCCGTCAGTTTCATGACCAACACCAACTGGCAGTCCTACAGTGGTGAAGCGACCCTCAGCTACCTGAGCCAGATGGTCGGCCTGACCGTGCAGAACTTCGTCAGCGCCGCCACCGGCCTCGCGGTACTGGTTGCGCTGTGCCGTGGCATCGGTCGCAAATCCACCAAGACCCTGGGCAACTTCTGGGCCGACATGACCCGCGCCACCCTCTACGGCCTGCTGCCGCTGTGCCTGCTGCTGGCGCTGTACCTGGTGTGGCAGGGCGTACCGCAGACCTTCGCGCAATACGTGAATGCGGTGACGCTGCAAGGTGTCGATCAGGTGATCCCGCTCGGCCCCGCAGCCAGCCAGATTGCGATCAAGCAACTGGGCACCAACGGCGGTGGTTTCTTCGGCGTCAACTCGGCGCATCCGTTCGAGAACCCGACTGCGTGGAGCAACCTGTTTGAAGTCACTTCGATCATCCTGATCCCGGTGGCGCTGGTGTTCACCTTCGGTCACTACGTGAAGGACCTGCGTCAGAGCCGCGCCATCATCGGCTGCATGCTCGCGCTGTTCCTGATCGGCGGCGCTACGTCGATGTGGGCCGAGTATCAGCCGAACCCGGCCCTGAACAACGTGGCCGTCGAACAGACCGCACCGCTGGAAGGCAAGGAATCGCGCTTCGGCACCACCGCCACGGTGCTGTGGTCGGTGACCACTACGGCGGCGTCGAACGGTTCGGTCAACGGCATGCATGACAGCCTCAACCCGCTCAGTGGCATGGTGGCGCTGGTCAACATGATGGTCGGCGAAGTGATCTTTGGCGGCGTCGGTGCCGGACTCTACGGCATGTTGCTGAACGTGCTGATCGCGGTGTTCCTCGCCGGCCTGATGATCGGCCGCACGCCGGAATACCTCGGCAAGAAACTCCAGGCCCGCGAAGTGCAACTACTGGTCGTTACCCTGCTGGTGATGCCGGTCGGCGTGCTGGTGCTGGGCGCGATTGCCGCTGCCCTGCCTGGCCCGGCGGCGACCATCAGCAACCCCGGCCCCCATGGTTTCAGCCAGTTGCTGTACGCCTACACCTCGGCCAGTGCCAACAACGGTTCGGCGTTCGGTGGCCTGAGTGCCAACACCCCGTTCCACAACCTGATGTTGGGTCTTGGCATGTTGATCGGTCGCTTCGGTTACATCCTCCCGGTACTGGCCCTGGCCGGCAGCCTGGCGATGAAGAAAACCGCGCCGATCGGCCAGAACAGCTTCCCGACCCACGGCCCACTGTTCGTGACCCTGTTGACCGTGACCATTTTGCTGGTGGGCGGCCTGACCTTCCTGCCGACCCTGGCGCTCGGCCCGATTGCCGAACACCTGAGCATGGGCTTCTAA
- a CDS encoding DUF2897 family protein, producing MPWYAWLILVVAIGSIVGGLMMLRDTANKVELTEEQRQRVAERNAEADIKDAQDR from the coding sequence ATGCCCTGGTATGCCTGGTTGATTCTGGTCGTTGCAATCGGCTCGATCGTGGGGGGTCTGATGATGCTGCGCGACACCGCCAACAAGGTCGAACTGACCGAAGAACAACGTCAACGCGTTGCCGAGCGCAATGCCGAAGCGGACATCAAGGACGCACAGGACCGCTGA
- the kdpB gene encoding potassium-transporting ATPase subunit KdpB → MNMHVPASKPAVAAKSAEAPKTAISALWRPALVQAFVKLDPRQLVRSPVMLVVELTAIFTTVLCFIPDNVVPTFVAAQIALWLWFTVLFANFAEALAEGRGKARADSLKAGSEGLSARRKLANGSFQVVPAASLRKGDVVRVETGEMIPGDGEVIEGIAAVNEAAITGESAPVIRESGGDRSAVTGNTRLVSDWLLVKITANPGESTLDRMIALVEGAKRQKTPNEVALDILLIGLTLIFLLVVVTLQPFAHFANGSLPLVFLVALLVTLIPTTIGGLLSAIGIAGMDRLVRLNVIAKSGRAVEAAGDVHVLLLDKTGTITFGNRRCSAVYAAPGVNARELAEGALFASLADETAEGKSIVEYLRGSNPQPEPAPETLTAVPFSAETRLSGVDYQGRVFRKGAVDSLLAFLGQQRKDLAPALSREIDKIAQSGGTPLLVCADGKLLGAIHLKDVVKPGIRERFAELRKLGIRTVMVTGDNPLTAAAIAAEAGVDDVLAEATPEKKLARIRHEQNDGRLVAMCGDGANDAPALAQADVGMAMNDGTQAAREAANMVDLDSDPTKLLDVVQIGKELLVTRGALTTFSIANDVAKYFAILPALFAAIYPQLGVLNIMHLSSPQSAILSAIVFNALIIVVLIPLALRGVRVQAASAAALLRRNLLIYGLGGILVPFVGIKAIDMLLTALHLV, encoded by the coding sequence ATGAATATGCATGTTCCAGCTTCAAAACCTGCGGTAGCTGCCAAGTCGGCAGAAGCGCCCAAAACCGCGATCAGCGCCCTGTGGCGTCCGGCGTTGGTGCAAGCGTTCGTCAAGCTTGACCCGCGCCAGCTGGTGCGCTCGCCGGTGATGCTGGTGGTCGAACTGACCGCGATTTTCACCACCGTGCTGTGCTTCATCCCGGACAACGTCGTGCCGACCTTCGTTGCAGCGCAAATCGCGCTGTGGCTGTGGTTCACCGTGCTGTTCGCCAACTTCGCCGAAGCGCTGGCCGAAGGTCGCGGCAAGGCCCGTGCCGACAGCCTCAAGGCCGGCAGCGAAGGCCTGAGCGCCCGTCGCAAACTGGCCAACGGCAGCTTTCAGGTGGTGCCCGCCGCCAGCCTGCGCAAGGGCGATGTGGTGCGCGTTGAAACCGGGGAAATGATCCCCGGCGACGGCGAGGTCATCGAAGGTATCGCGGCGGTCAACGAAGCGGCGATCACCGGTGAATCGGCTCCGGTGATCCGTGAGTCCGGCGGCGACCGTTCCGCCGTCACCGGCAACACGCGGCTGGTGTCCGACTGGCTGCTGGTGAAGATCACCGCCAACCCCGGCGAGTCGACTCTGGACCGCATGATCGCGCTGGTCGAAGGTGCCAAACGCCAGAAGACCCCGAACGAAGTGGCGCTGGACATCCTGCTGATCGGCCTGACCCTGATCTTCCTGCTGGTGGTCGTGACCCTGCAACCGTTCGCCCACTTCGCCAACGGCAGCCTGCCGCTGGTGTTCCTGGTGGCGCTGTTGGTCACGCTGATTCCGACCACCATCGGCGGTCTGCTGTCGGCCATCGGTATTGCCGGGATGGATCGTCTGGTGCGTCTGAACGTGATCGCCAAGTCCGGTCGTGCGGTGGAAGCGGCGGGTGATGTTCATGTGCTGCTGCTGGACAAGACCGGCACCATCACCTTCGGCAACCGTCGCTGCAGTGCGGTGTATGCCGCGCCGGGTGTGAATGCCCGAGAGCTGGCGGAGGGCGCGTTGTTCGCTTCTCTCGCCGATGAAACCGCCGAAGGCAAGTCCATCGTCGAGTACCTGCGAGGCTCCAATCCGCAGCCGGAACCAGCCCCTGAAACCCTGACTGCCGTTCCGTTCAGCGCCGAAACCCGCTTGTCCGGCGTCGACTATCAGGGCCGTGTATTTCGCAAGGGCGCGGTGGATTCGCTGCTGGCCTTCCTCGGTCAACAACGCAAGGACCTGGCGCCGGCGCTGTCCCGGGAAATCGACAAGATCGCCCAGAGCGGCGGCACCCCGTTGCTGGTCTGCGCCGACGGAAAACTGCTCGGCGCGATCCATCTGAAAGACGTGGTCAAGCCGGGCATCCGCGAGCGTTTCGCCGAACTGCGCAAACTGGGGATTCGCACCGTGATGGTCACCGGCGACAACCCGCTGACCGCCGCCGCGATTGCCGCTGAAGCAGGTGTGGATGATGTGCTGGCCGAAGCGACACCGGAGAAAAAACTCGCCCGCATCCGTCACGAGCAAAACGACGGTCGTCTGGTCGCGATGTGCGGCGACGGTGCCAACGATGCCCCGGCGCTGGCCCAGGCTGACGTCGGCATGGCGATGAACGACGGTACTCAGGCGGCGCGCGAAGCGGCCAACATGGTCGACCTCGACAGCGACCCGACCAAGCTGCTGGACGTGGTGCAGATCGGCAAGGAATTGCTGGTGACTCGCGGCGCGCTGACCACCTTTTCCATCGCCAACGACGTGGCCAAGTACTTCGCGATCCTGCCGGCACTGTTCGCTGCGATCTACCCGCAACTGGGCGTGCTGAACATCATGCATTTGAGCAGCCCGCAGAGCGCGATCCTGTCGGCCATTGTCTTCAATGCCCTGATCATTGTCGTGCTGATCCCGCTGGCCTTGCGCGGCGTGCGGGTGCAGGCGGCGAGTGCGGCGGCGTTGCTGCGTCGCAATCTGCTGATCTATGGCCTGGGCGGGATTCTGGTGCCGTTCGTGGGGATCAAGGCGATCGACATGCTGCTGACGGCGTTGCATCTGGTTTGA
- a CDS encoding response regulator has translation MTQTATILVIDDEPQIRKFLRISLASQGYKVLEAGTGAEGLAQAALNKPDLLVLDLGLPDMDGQQVLREFREWATAPVLVLSVRASEGQKVQALDGGANDYVTKPFGIQEFLARVRALLRQAPAGEAQQAALAFGPLTVDLAYRRVLLDGVEVALTRKEYAVLAQLARHPGRVITQQQLLKDIWGPTHTEDSHYLRIVVGHLRQKLADDPTRPRFIVTEAGVGYRLLDN, from the coding sequence ATGACTCAGACCGCGACCATTTTGGTCATCGACGATGAACCGCAGATCCGCAAGTTCCTGCGCATCAGCCTCGCCTCGCAAGGCTACAAAGTGCTGGAGGCCGGCACCGGCGCCGAGGGCCTGGCCCAGGCGGCGCTGAACAAGCCTGATCTGCTGGTGCTCGACCTTGGCCTGCCGGACATGGACGGCCAGCAAGTGCTGCGCGAGTTCCGCGAGTGGGCCACGGCCCCGGTGCTGGTGCTGTCGGTGCGCGCCAGCGAAGGGCAGAAAGTCCAGGCGCTGGATGGCGGCGCCAATGACTACGTGACCAAGCCGTTCGGCATTCAGGAATTTCTTGCCCGGGTGCGAGCGTTGTTGCGCCAGGCCCCGGCTGGAGAGGCGCAACAGGCAGCGCTGGCCTTCGGCCCGCTGACGGTGGACCTGGCCTATCGCCGGGTGCTGCTCGACGGCGTCGAAGTAGCCCTGACCCGCAAGGAATACGCGGTGCTGGCGCAACTGGCACGACATCCGGGGCGGGTGATTACCCAGCAGCAACTGCTCAAGGACATCTGGGGACCGACCCACACCGAGGACAGTCACTATCTGCGCATCGTCGTCGGCCATCTGCGGCAGAAACTGGCGGACGATCCGACCCGGCCACGATTCATCGTGACCGAGGCGGGAGTTGGGTATCGGTTACTGGATAATTAG
- the kdpC gene encoding potassium-transporting ATPase subunit KdpC, with translation MSTILRPALSLLVLMTLVTGVAYPLVVTGVAQVAFPEQANGSLVRDAEGKVRGSSLIAQDFVGDAWFHPRPSAGAFATVSSSASNLAPSNPALATRVIDDANKLLVPGQGPVPLALLTTSGSGLDPHLPPAAIAYQLARVAHARNLPVATLQQLLDAHIEQPLVGPPVVNVLALNMALEKL, from the coding sequence ATGTCCACAATATTACGTCCGGCCCTGAGCCTGCTGGTGCTGATGACCCTGGTCACCGGCGTTGCCTATCCACTGGTTGTCACCGGTGTTGCGCAGGTCGCCTTCCCCGAGCAGGCCAACGGCAGCCTCGTGCGCGACGCCGAAGGCAAGGTGCGCGGCTCGTCCCTGATCGCTCAGGATTTTGTCGGCGATGCGTGGTTTCATCCACGTCCGTCGGCCGGTGCCTTTGCCACCGTGTCGAGCAGTGCAAGCAACCTGGCGCCGAGCAATCCGGCACTGGCCACTCGGGTGATCGACGACGCCAACAAACTGCTGGTACCCGGTCAGGGCCCGGTGCCGCTGGCGCTGCTGACTACGTCCGGCAGCGGTCTCGATCCGCACTTGCCACCGGCCGCGATTGCCTATCAACTGGCGCGTGTCGCCCACGCGCGCAACTTGCCGGTGGCGACCTTGCAGCAGTTGCTCGACGCGCACATCGAACAGCCGCTGGTGGGCCCGCCGGTGGTGAATGTGCTGGCGTTGAACATGGCGCTGGAAAAGCTGTAA
- the kdpF gene encoding K(+)-transporting ATPase subunit F produces MSVLDGVSLLLAVGLFIYLLVALLRADRN; encoded by the coding sequence ATGAGCGTTCTGGACGGGGTGTCCCTGCTGCTGGCAGTGGGGCTGTTCATTTATCTGTTGGTTGCGCTGTTGCGCGCGGACCGGAACTAG
- a CDS encoding urea carboxylase-associated family protein, with protein MYKDYPAAYQVSKGSALQVNAPFYERIRDSKDARTLIEQFEVPIRTGRAWHVPAGHVFRVTTPVGPQVGDFNVWNAHDPRERMWAARTRQLQGAHVTTHDRLWSNLPFLRPMVTITDDSLADYGIDEHGGRLHDLLGTRCDPYVNKMLTGEDFHHHCHSNLTRAVLPHGLTEFDVHDVLNIFQCTGLNHDDLYFMKACPAQKGDYLEFFAEIDLLCALSTCPGGDLSLAMWGPDAQDPLSVCRPLGVEIYRLDESLLEGWSSPERAAYKGLHGLHIARAEWEK; from the coding sequence ATGTACAAAGACTATCCGGCCGCCTATCAAGTCAGTAAGGGCTCGGCCTTGCAGGTCAATGCACCGTTCTACGAGCGGATTCGCGACAGCAAGGATGCGCGGACCCTGATCGAGCAATTCGAAGTGCCGATCCGCACCGGCCGCGCCTGGCATGTTCCGGCGGGCCATGTGTTTCGTGTCACCACACCGGTGGGTCCTCAGGTGGGCGACTTCAATGTGTGGAATGCCCACGATCCGCGTGAACGGATGTGGGCGGCGCGCACTCGACAACTGCAGGGCGCCCATGTCACCACTCATGATCGTCTCTGGTCGAACCTGCCTTTTTTGCGTCCCATGGTGACCATCACCGATGACAGCCTGGCCGATTACGGCATCGATGAACACGGCGGGCGCCTGCACGACTTGCTCGGTACACGCTGTGATCCCTACGTGAACAAGATGCTCACAGGCGAAGATTTCCATCATCACTGCCATTCCAACCTGACCCGCGCCGTACTACCGCACGGTCTGACCGAATTCGACGTGCACGACGTGTTGAACATCTTTCAGTGCACGGGTCTGAATCACGATGACCTGTATTTCATGAAGGCCTGCCCGGCGCAGAAGGGCGATTATCTGGAGTTCTTCGCGGAAATCGATTTGCTGTGTGCGCTGTCGACGTGTCCCGGCGGCGATCTGTCGCTGGCGATGTGGGGGCCGGACGCGCAGGATCCGTTGAGCGTGTGCCGTCCGCTGGGTGTGGAAATCTATCGGCTGGACGAGTCGCTGCTCGAAGGCTGGAGTTCACCGGAACGCGCGGCGTACAAAGGCCTGCACGGCTTGCACATTGCCAGGGCTGAATGGGAAAAGTGA